The proteins below come from a single Crossiella sp. CA-258035 genomic window:
- a CDS encoding cytochrome P450 has protein sequence MNPAISLPPGPRMPVLAQTVLSAIQPLEFAKDCRRKYGNLFTIKVFPVGTVVCAADPAVIRRAVTAESSTLLAGDANRVMDFVVGPRSVLLLDGPEHVRSRQVLLPPFRGPSVQRYQDTIAEVTADAVRRWPAGTPVSLLPRMQHVTLEIMMRVVFGITDLKRLAGLRALVPKLLHMNPAVVLFPLLRKDWGRYSPGGRFARVKAAVDEILYSEIARRRSEVDGERSDVLSLLLRMRHADGQPATDEDLRDNLVTVLAVGHETTATTLSWAFERLVRHPEALARLEGELADGQHEYLDAVINETLRVRPVVGDIARILAAPATIDGYRLPAGIMLALSLGLLHSCPRRYPEPEEFRPERFLGEAPGPELFLPFGGGPHRCLGAAFAMTTMRTVISTVLAHTRLRAAAPEPERQRAMGPVLTPARGAEVVLQRRKAFRTS, from the coding sequence GTGAACCCGGCGATCTCGCTGCCACCGGGGCCGCGGATGCCGGTGCTGGCCCAGACCGTGCTCTCCGCGATCCAGCCGCTGGAGTTCGCCAAGGACTGCCGGCGCAAGTACGGGAACCTGTTCACCATCAAGGTGTTCCCGGTGGGCACCGTGGTGTGCGCGGCCGATCCGGCGGTGATCCGGCGCGCGGTCACCGCGGAGTCCTCGACGCTGCTGGCCGGGGACGCGAACCGGGTGATGGACTTCGTGGTCGGGCCGCGGTCGGTGCTGCTGCTGGACGGGCCGGAGCACGTGCGCAGCCGCCAGGTGCTGCTGCCGCCCTTCCGCGGGCCGAGCGTGCAGCGGTACCAGGACACCATCGCCGAGGTCACCGCCGATGCGGTGCGCCGCTGGCCGGCCGGCACTCCGGTGTCGCTGCTGCCCAGGATGCAGCACGTGACGCTGGAGATCATGATGCGGGTGGTCTTCGGCATCACCGACCTCAAGCGGCTGGCCGGGCTGCGCGCGCTGGTGCCCAAGCTGCTGCACATGAACCCGGCGGTGGTGCTGTTCCCGTTGCTGCGCAAGGACTGGGGTCGCTACAGCCCAGGCGGCCGGTTCGCCAGGGTGAAGGCCGCGGTGGACGAGATCCTCTACAGCGAGATCGCCCGCCGACGCTCCGAAGTGGACGGTGAGCGCTCCGACGTGCTCTCGCTGCTGCTGCGGATGCGGCACGCCGACGGGCAGCCGGCCACCGACGAGGACCTGCGGGACAACCTGGTCACCGTGCTCGCGGTCGGCCACGAGACCACCGCGACCACGCTGTCCTGGGCCTTCGAGCGGCTGGTGCGGCACCCGGAAGCGCTGGCCCGCCTGGAGGGCGAGCTGGCCGACGGGCAGCACGAGTACCTGGACGCGGTGATCAACGAGACGCTGCGGGTGCGGCCGGTGGTGGGCGACATCGCCCGCATCCTGGCCGCACCAGCCACCATCGACGGCTACCGGCTGCCCGCCGGGATCATGCTCGCGCTCTCCCTCGGGCTGCTGCACTCCTGCCCCCGGCGCTATCCCGAACCGGAGGAGTTCCGGCCGGAGCGCTTCCTCGGCGAGGCGCCGGGACCGGAACTGTTCCTGCCCTTCGGCGGCGGCCCGCACCGGTGTCTCGGCGCGGCCTTCGCCATGACCACCATGCGCACGGTGATCAGCACCGTGCTGGCACACACCCGGCTCCGGGCCGCGGCCCCGGAACCGGAGCGCCAACGAGCCATGGGCCCGGTGCTCACGCCCGCCCGTGGGGCGGAGGTGGTTCTCCAGCGCCGCAAGGCTTTCCGAACCAGCTGA
- a CDS encoding polyprenyl synthetase family protein has translation MQSADPRPELALSALTDLAESKLRTRWSRTSSLLSTMCHYALVPSGKLFRPILLLESACAVGGSAEMVLPAAVGAECGHVASLIHDDIIDGDELRRGRRSVHSRFGVGNAIVAGDALIFDLFAGLAECRWTGVPDSRVAAALEAVARCGLDLCRGQSMEEELCRGLRFDLDGYLTMISLKTAAFFQGACESGAILAGGTPEQVEALSRYALALGTAFQIQDDILGYTGEADTMGKENTSDSRNGRLTLPVLLAYRAGGHPERRLLRQALTGEENLGHRHEQILEVLDRTGALESAAKMAWTYAENSGSALVKLPPSPSRDRLAFFAELAIDRDR, from the coding sequence ATGCAGTCCGCTGACCCCCGCCCCGAACTCGCCCTGTCCGCGCTCACCGACCTCGCCGAGAGCAAGCTGCGCACCCGCTGGTCCCGCACCTCCAGCCTGCTGAGCACCATGTGCCACTACGCGCTGGTGCCCAGCGGCAAGCTGTTCCGGCCCATCCTGCTGCTGGAGTCCGCCTGCGCGGTGGGCGGCTCGGCGGAGATGGTGCTGCCGGCCGCGGTGGGCGCGGAGTGCGGCCACGTGGCCAGCCTGATCCACGACGACATCATCGACGGCGACGAGCTGCGCCGCGGCCGGCGTTCGGTGCACAGCCGTTTCGGCGTGGGCAACGCGATCGTGGCCGGGGACGCGCTGATCTTCGACCTGTTCGCCGGGCTGGCCGAGTGCCGGTGGACCGGTGTGCCGGACAGCAGGGTGGCCGCCGCACTGGAGGCGGTGGCCCGCTGCGGCCTGGACCTGTGCCGGGGCCAGAGCATGGAGGAGGAGCTGTGCCGCGGTCTGCGCTTCGACCTGGACGGCTACCTGACCATGATCAGCCTGAAGACCGCGGCGTTCTTCCAGGGCGCCTGCGAGAGCGGCGCGATCCTGGCCGGTGGCACCCCGGAGCAGGTGGAGGCGCTGTCCCGGTACGCGCTGGCGCTGGGCACCGCCTTCCAGATCCAGGACGACATCCTGGGCTACACCGGCGAGGCGGACACCATGGGCAAGGAGAACACCAGTGACAGCCGCAACGGCAGGCTCACCCTGCCGGTCCTGCTGGCCTACCGCGCCGGCGGCCACCCGGAGCGCCGGTTGCTGCGCCAGGCACTCACCGGCGAGGAGAACCTGGGGCACCGCCACGAGCAGATCCTGGAGGTGCTCGACCGGACCGGCGCGCTGGAGTCCGCGGCCAAGATGGCCTGGACCTACGCGGAGAACTCCGGCTCGGCGCTGGTGAAGCTGCCACCCTCGCCGAGCCGGGACCGCCTCGCCTTCTTCGCCGAACTGGCCATCGACCGAGACCGCTAA